In Paroedura picta isolate Pp20150507F chromosome 1, Ppicta_v3.0, whole genome shotgun sequence, the following are encoded in one genomic region:
- the LOC143839266 gene encoding uncharacterized protein LOC143839266 isoform X3 produces the protein MSYPPHLLLEMVEESNVSISSGAGSHRLPVRVFGHSYVYWEGAYANSSRWGPNLGLGEHINISWLGRRGMRWPELLEAVAAEVRSAGPPAALIIHLGGNDLPSTKRVQLKMSIIGDLVVLQRKLPGTKIIWSNIVERRFWRGAISIEAVNRSVRKINAAVSSMTLRRGGLVARHDGIMPSADVLYRGDGIHLSAMGLELWLNSIRTTLFDWLRGCVLAGAGPAGPALVAGDKEKEPKQVGIEQRESDSTPLTGGPQEEASAWNAANPDG, from the coding sequence GAGCAGGTTCACACAGGCTTCCAGTACGGGTCTTCGGACACAGTTATGTCTATTGGGAGGGAGCCTATGCCAACAGCTCCAGATGGGGACCCAACCTGGGCCTGGGAGAACACATCAACATCTCCTGGCTGGGGCGGAGAGGAATGCGATGGCCTGAATTGTTGGAGGCGGTGGCGGCGGAAGTTCGGAGCGCAGGGCCTCCAGCAGCCCTCATAATCCACCTGGGAGGCAATGATTTACCGTCCACGAAACGGGTTCAGCTGAAGATGTCCATCATCGGGGACTTGGTGGTGCTGCAGCGGAAATTGCCAGGGACTAAGATCATCTGGTCCAACATAGTCGAGCGACGGTTTTGGAGGGGAGCCATATCAATAGAGGCTGTGAACAGATCCGTCAGGAAAATCAACGCTGCAGTTAGCTCCATGACGCTCCGGCGGGGTGGCTTGGTAGCAAGGCACGATGGCATCATGCCGTCAGCGGACGTGTTGTACAGGGGGGACGGAATTCATTTGTCTGCTATGGGGCTGGAGTTATGGTTGAACAGCATCCGAACCACACTGTTTGATTGGTTGCGGGGGTGCGTGTTGGCGGGAGCAGGGCCGGCTGGCCCTGCTCTAGTGGCGGGGGACAAGGAAAAGGAGCCCAAACAGGTGGGGATTGAACAAAGGGAGAGCGATAGCACTCCCCTAACTGGAGGGCCTCAGGAAGAGGCATCCGCCTGGAATGCGGCCAACCCGGACGGGTAG